A region of Panicum virgatum strain AP13 chromosome 8N, P.virgatum_v5, whole genome shotgun sequence DNA encodes the following proteins:
- the LOC120685453 gene encoding uncharacterized protein LOC120685453 codes for MGFWSDVQWWEDWQLRFLVLASLFFQYFLFAAALLRKRRVPPWFRSLIWLAYQGGDVVAVYALATLFNRHRKDEVAAGAAHLDTLWAPVLLLHLGGQDGITAYSVEDNENWRRYLLVAASQIAIAIYVFCKSWWFPDQRLLRAAILLFVPGVVKCLEKPLALRNATVNSIANSSDPTMELSIEEDDGTLPTAMDSLEEFVTAAKRCVDEEAKRDPPLFFDDTMNDKPYHLFVDLSHPYSIRLRNLQVMAARSGKEEAHDRVRAAISLAFDRLFTKHKASYGGVLRAVVVLLTFADIGLFQESRRRGAYARADVVVTYVLLCCTAALEFVSACVVLGSGLPLPDDQLPQYNLIGYLAGNLRRPQVRHLAFVLGVEEQLDWLWHTAPPEPSRRITELVHDHVAGGWKGYITAAAERSNTPRSPVEDYRRFNDGRGQRTVERAGCGGGRRGGVERSLRLPFDESVVVWHLATELCYFDHVDAGGEATRNSRVVSNYMAYLLLVRPWMLMPGARRRLLPAAYFELRRMLKDPPASGDEDDEEAGKKKKAPPMAMDEIARKIIQKVRNPPPPRNSGGARPPRPRKAAGDLVRNAWELAYDLMEFSKKKTEQSREKRLDEEIKKTAGQPVSNEKMVEIVISAGEDGDDEMWKVIQDVWVEMLCFSAGRCRGYLHAASLCRGGEYLSYVWLLLSYMGMETMAERTQRTELPAEGDPGGLVTAPDPDDDDDGDEPAQPPKAGGAQPSGAAATSSVNKKAVAAPPAAVSGATVVPVDIV; via the exons atgggcttCTGGAGCGACGTGCAGTGGTGGGAGGACTGGCAGCTGCGGTTCCTCGTCCTGGCGAGCCTCTTCTTCCAGTACTTCCtcttcgccgccgcgctcctccgGAAGCGCCGCGTGCCGCCGTGGTTCAGGTCGCTGATCTGGCTGGCCTACCAGGGCGGCGACGTCGTGGCCGTCTACGCGCTCGCCACCCTCTTCAACCGCCACAGGAAGGACgaggtggccgccggcgccgcgcaccTCGACACGCTCTGGGCGCCGGTGCTCCTGCTGCACCTCGGCGGCCAGGACGGCATCACGGCCTACAGCGTCGAGGACAACGAGAACTGGAGGCGCTACCTGCTGGTCGCGGCGTCTCAG ATCGCCATTGCCATCTATGTGTTCTGCAAGTCATGGTGGTTCCCCGACCAGAGGCTGCTCCGCGCAGCGATCTTGCTCTTCGTCCCCGGCGTCGTCAAGTGCCTCGAGAAGCCACTGGCTCTCCGGAACGCCACCGTCAACAGCATCGCCAACTCCTCCGACCCAACGATGGAATTGTCCATCGAAGAAGACGACGGCACGCTGCCAACAGCCATGGATTCGCTCGAGGAGTTCGTGACGGCCGCGAAGAGGTGCGTCGACGAGGAGGCCAAGAGGGATCCTCCCCTGTTCTTCGACGACACGATGAACGACAAGCCCTACCACCTCTTCGTCGACCTCAGCCACCCCTACTCCATCCGGCTGAGGAACCTGCAGGTCatggcggcgcggagcggcaAGGAGGAGGCCCACGACCGCGTCCGCGCCGCCATCTCCCTGGCCTTCGACCGCCTCTTCACCAAGCACAAGGCGAGCTACGGCGGCGTGCTGCGCGCCGTCGTCGTGCTCCTCACGTTCGCCGACATCGGGCTGTTCCAGgagagccgccgccggggcgcgtACGCCCGCGCCGACGTCGTCGTCACCTACGTCCTGCTGTGCTGCACCGCCGCGCTGGAGTTCGTGTCCGCCTGCGTCGTCCTCGGCTCCGGCCTGCCGCTGCCCGACGACCAGCTGCCCCAGTACAACCTCATCGGCTACCTCGCCGGCAACCTGAGGCGCCCGCAGGTCCGGCATCTCGCCTTCGTGCTGGGGGTCGAGGAGCAGCTCGACTGGCTCTGGCACACGGCGCCGCCCGAGCCGTCCCGCCGCATCACCGAGCTCGTCCACGACCACGTCGCCGGCGGGTGGAAGGGGTACATAACCGCCGCAGCCGAGAGATCGAACACGCCGAGGTCTCCGGTGGAGGATTACCGCCGGTTCAACGACGGTCGCGGCCAGCGGACGGTGGAGCGggcgggatgcggcggcggcaggaggggcggcgtggaACGGAGCCTGCGCCTGCCGTTCGACGAGAGCGTCGTCGTCTGGCACCTCGCCACGGAGCTCTGCTACTTCGACCacgtcgacgccggcggcgaggccaccCGGAACAGCAGGGTGGTCTCCAACTACATGGCGTACCTGCTGCTCGTCCGGCCGTGGATGCTGATGCCCGGCGCCCGGCGCCGGCTCCTTCCGGCCGCGTACTTCGAGCTGAGGCGGATGCTCAAGGACCCGCCGGCGTCGGGGGATGAAGACGACGAGGAagcggggaagaagaagaaggcgccGCCGATGGCCATGGACGAGATCGCGCGGAAGATCATCCAGAAGGTGAGgaatccaccaccaccacgaaaCTCCGGCGGCGCTCGCCCCCCGCGACCTCGCaaagccgccggcgacctcgttCGCAACGCTTGGGAGCTCGCCTACGACCTCATGGAATTCTCCAAGAAGAAGACGGAGCAGAGCAGGGAGAAGAGACTCGACGAGGAGATCAAGAAGACGGCCGGCCAGCCCGTGAGCAACGAGAAGATGGTCGAGATCGTGATCTCAGCCGGGGAGGACGGGGACGACGAGATGTGGAAGGTGATCCAGGACGTGTGGGTGGAGATGCTCTGCTTCTCCGCCGGCCGGTGCCGGGGGTACCTGCACGCCGCGAGCCTGTGCAGGGGCGGCGAATACCTCTCCTACGTGTGGCTCCTGCTCTCGTACATGGGGATGGAGACCATGGCGGAGAGGACGCAGAGGACGGAGCTGCCCGCCGAAGGAGACCCCGGCGGTTTGGTGACGGCTCCGGatccggacgacgacgacgacggtgacGAACCGGCACAGCCGCCAAAGGCTGGTGGAGCGCAGCCAtccggcgccgcggcgacgTCGTCAGTTAATaagaaggcggtggcggcgcctccGGCAGCGGTCTCCGGTGCAACCGTGGTGCCCGTCGACATTGTCTGA
- the LOC120685454 gene encoding myosin-binding protein 7-like, whose product MAGEDDPPPPPDGADADAEPCPLCGGAGVTPAARVAVPARRGDASLAAAAAPPAAGDAAAPLLREALARQRRALAGLQAELEAERGAAAGAASEAMSMILRLQRDKSEAMMEARQYRRYAEERFAHDAAERDALRGEVARRDAAARALAARLRACQARLLLLGFPSPSPPPPHPRAASLPSSPTASASASRRGLLHPCCFSDEDEDDDGGYRSVRCLDYHPAAPADVGTPRTHHLLNRTPSPDPDPKGVVLSGDGVPRVALADEFPLFDRRDAPDGDDDEDGDRVYTVDAVHGVPIDCCYLGGSEVGVPAAAGGGGGGGGWADEVEEIQKLKARLQALEADRESMRHAIMSMGDEKAQVVLLREIAKQLCRDAAPFPAVLLKVQPRLQPVVVTQRKVVKKQTSFVKIFIMTVIKWVASIFCWRRKSNRIRYPIGMCGSNVGLMLLLDRFPKQRQKKFPKRKLSASIL is encoded by the exons ATGGCAGGGGAggacgacccgccgccgccgcccgacggcgccgacgccgacgccgagcccTGCCCGCTCTGCGGCGGGGCCGGGGTGAcccccgccgcgcgcgtcgcGGTGCCCGCCCGGCGCGGGGACGCCTCgctggcggccgcggccgcgccccccgcggcgggcgacgcggcggcgccgctgctgcggGAGGCGctggcgcggcagcggcgggcgctCGCGGGCCTGCaggcggagctggaggcggagcgcggcgccgcggcgggcgccgccAGCGAGGCCATGTCCATGATCCTGCGCCTGCAGCGCGACAAGTCGGAGGCCATGATGGAGGCCCGCCAGTACCGCCGCTACGCGGAGGAGCGGTTCGCGCACGACGCCGCCGAGCGCGACGCGCTGCGGGGTGAGGTCGCGAGGCGGGacgccgcggcgcgggcgctcgccgcgcgcctccgcgCGTGCCAGGCGCGGCTCCTGCTCCTCGGCTTCCCTtccccgtccccgccgccgccgcacccgcggGCGGCCTCGCTCCCGTCCTCGcccaccgcctccgcctccgcctcccgccgcggGCTCCTCCATCCCTGCTGCTTCTCCGACGAAGAcgaagacgacgacggcggtTACCGCTCCGTCCGGTGCCTCGACTACcaccccgccgcgcccgcggacGTGGGCACCCCGCGCACCCACCACCTGCTCAACAGAACGCCTAGCCCGGACCCCGACCCCAAGGGGGTCGTCCtctccggcgacggcgtccCCCGGGTCGCGCTGGCCGACGAGTTCCCGCTCTTTGACCGCCGGGACGCGCCGGacggggacgacgacgaggacggcgaCCGCGTCTACACGGTGGACGCGGTGCACGGCGTGCCCATCGACTGTTGCTACCTCGGGGGGAGCGAGGTGGgcgtcccggcggcggccgggggcgggggcgggggcgggggctggGCGGATGAGGTGGAGGAGATACAGAAGCTCAAGGCGAGGCTGCAGGCGCTGGAGGCGGACCGGGAGTCCATGCGGCACGCCATCATGTCCATGGGGGACGAGAAGGCGCAGGTCGTTCTGCTCAGGGAGATTGCCAAGCAGCTCTGCAGGGACGCGGCGCCGTTCCCGGCTGTTCTGCTCAAGGTGCAGCCGAGGTTGCAGCCAGTTGTCGTGACACAGAGGAAGGTTGTGAAGAAGCAGACTTCCTTTGTGAAGATCTTCATTATGACAGTCATCAAG TGGGTTGCATCTATCTTCTGTTGGCGAAGAAAATCAAATCGCATCAG GTACCCCATCGGTATGTGTGGGAGCAATGTCGGTCTGATGCTGTTACTGGACAGGTTCCCCAAACAGAGGCAAAAGAAGTTTCCTAAAAGGAAGCTAAGCGCCTCTATTCTCTGA